One Mangrovimonas cancribranchiae DNA segment encodes these proteins:
- a CDS encoding RHS repeat-associated core domain-containing protein, translating to MENSENDYPSFGMLLPKRHGSVDSYRYGFQGQEKDDEIKGEGNSINYKFRMHDPRVGRFLSLDPLAPQYPHNSPYAFSENRVIDGIELEGLERTSITYKWNEKNQGYDQPIRIDQGYGSGSVMRWKGGPIVPSGYDQRAIYFDDENNEIADRVSKSASRIWKESSLVTKGELKTSLTKSKKVNISVTTAKVSAEQQFQKTTASFSKNEGLEIKVEGSQTTLSVGGGLKRGTLTVKKSSNGDFTQVIELAELVQIKATKKNNGSESQSIFFVLPPVEIGKGAGTETKLTIKGGIEHKEPVEVNFNDIQNDDKNKKN from the coding sequence ATTGAAAATAGTGAAAATGATTACCCTTCTTTCGGAATGTTACTGCCTAAACGCCACGGTAGCGTGGACTCATACAGGTACGGCTTCCAAGGACAAGAGAAAGATGATGAGATTAAAGGCGAAGGAAATAGCATAAACTATAAGTTTAGAATGCACGACCCGAGAGTCGGTAGGTTTTTATCTTTAGACCCTCTTGCACCACAATATCCGCATAATTCGCCTTATGCCTTTAGTGAAAACAGAGTTATAGACGGAATTGAGTTAGAGGGATTAGAAAGAACATCTATCACATATAAATGGAATGAAAAAAATCAAGGATATGATCAGCCTATTAGAATCGATCAAGGCTATGGAAGTGGTTCGGTCATGAGATGGAAAGGTGGTCCTATTGTTCCTTCTGGCTATGATCAAAGAGCTATATATTTTGATGATGAAAACAATGAAATAGCTGATAGAGTCAGTAAAAGTGCTTCTCGTATTTGGAAAGAATCAAGTCTTGTAACTAAAGGAGAGTTAAAAACATCTTTAACCAAATCAAAAAAAGTAAATATTTCTGTTACAACTGCTAAAGTAAGTGCAGAACAACAATTTCAAAAAACAACAGCTTCCTTTTCAAAAAATGAAGGTTTAGAAATTAAGGTTGAAGGTTCCCAAACAACTCTAAGTGTTGGTGGTGGTCTTAAAAGGGGAACTTTAACTGTCAAAAAAAGTTCTAATGGAGATTTTACTCAAGTAATAGAACTGGCTGAATTAGTTCAAATTAAAGCCACAAAAAAAAATAATGGTTCGGAGTCTCAATCAATCTTTTTTGTTTTACCTCCTGTAGAAATAGGTAAAGGAGCAGGAACTGAAACCAAATTGACAATAAAAGGAGGGATTGAACATAAAGAGCCTGTTGAGGTAAATTTTAATGACATACAAAATGATGACAAAAACAAAAAGAATTAA
- a CDS encoding DUF3606 domain-containing protein, which yields MPDNPKRKGPRDDKRISTQPHEIQYWKKKLNVSGQQLAGAKKATGSTSAKVIKEYLKNKKK from the coding sequence ATGCCAGATAATCCAAAGAGAAAAGGTCCAAGAGACGATAAAAGAATTAGCACTCAACCTCACGAAATCCAATATTGGAAAAAGAAACTGAATGTTTCAGGTCAACAATTGGCTGGTGCTAAAAAAGCAACGGGAAGCACTAGTGCCAAAGTAATCAAGGAATACTTAAAAAACAAGAAAAAATAA
- a CDS encoding RHS repeat-associated core domain-containing protein produces the protein MFIREKFIENSENDYPAFGMLMPKRHGSVDSYRYGFQGQEMDDEIKGEGNSINYKYRMHDPRVGRFYAVDPLAREYPYYSPYSFSGNQIIHTPELEGLEPGKDLNYNLSPDIIRTREKLGVLGTPEDKKLKKAFEDGKTKGLIYGGAGVGAAFLIIESGGTAIPALQTLFWRGAFEITKRQALIVATGNFAIGFFDEGNQIQTPGPIDDFGRGTRLVIGNFSKSKLIPNFSIKVPKLDFMLGKLSQSNLAKDTKQQITNIAKSIFRGDKLKAGGIDTKEKLLGLAQDAFSNGELVEEVSTEAGQVIKKQVSLNNGTKVNFSFLTREGEELSELTTITIDGQNKQMKEFISEMFDKAKDLGNDLKK, from the coding sequence ATATTTATCCGTGAAAAGTTCATTGAAAATAGTGAAAATGATTACCCTGCTTTCGGTATGCTTATGCCAAAACGCCACGGTAGCGTGGACTCATACAGGTACGGCTTCCAAGGTCAAGAGATGGATGATGAAATCAAAGGCGAAGGAAATTCTATAAATTATAAGTATAGAATGCATGACCCTAGAGTGGGAAGGTTCTATGCTGTTGACCCATTGGCACGTGAATATCCATACTATAGTCCTTATTCATTTAGTGGTAATCAAATCATCCATACACCCGAATTAGAAGGCTTAGAGCCTGGGAAAGATTTAAACTACAATTTATCTCCTGATATCATACGCACTAGAGAAAAATTAGGTGTACTTGGTACTCCCGAGGACAAAAAACTAAAGAAAGCCTTTGAAGACGGTAAAACTAAAGGTTTAATTTATGGAGGTGCAGGAGTTGGAGCAGCATTCTTAATTATTGAATCAGGAGGAACAGCTATTCCTGCTTTACAAACCTTATTTTGGAGAGGGGCTTTTGAAATTACTAAAAGACAAGCATTAATTGTTGCTACTGGTAATTTTGCTATTGGATTTTTTGATGAAGGAAATCAGATACAAACTCCAGGTCCAATAGATGATTTTGGGCGAGGTACACGTTTGGTAATAGGAAACTTTAGCAAGAGTAAATTAATTCCTAATTTTTCAATTAAAGTGCCTAAATTAGATTTTATGCTAGGCAAATTAAGTCAAAGTAATTTAGCTAAAGACACTAAACAACAGATTACAAATATTGCTAAATCTATTTTTAGAGGTGACAAGTTAAAAGCTGGAGGAATTGATACAAAAGAAAAATTACTTGGGTTAGCACAAGATGCGTTTAGCAACGGGGAATTAGTTGAAGAAGTGTCAACTGAAGCAGGTCAGGTTATCAAAAAACAGGTTTCGTTGAATAATGGAACAAAAGTCAATTTTTCATTCTTAACTAGAGAAGGAGAAGAATTATCAGAATTAACAACAATTACAATAGATGGTCAAAATAAACAAATGAAAGAATTTATTAGCGAAATGTTTGATAAAGCTAAAGATTTAGGCAATGATTTAAAAAAATAA
- a CDS encoding RHS repeat-associated core domain-containing protein: MLMPNRHGSVDSYRYGFQGQEKDDEIKGEGNSINYKFRMHDPRVGRFLSLDPLAPQYPHNSPYAFSENRVIDGIELEGLEFLDVNESRVSTSYGAIHIKLGNVNESTRHSLGEAVYSKWNGEYLGVVYKTFLSLFSIDFEDPKLDKRFSLFEKNATKKTFEGSNPGSKPIDHRHLKKDGTPKQSSKRIIGGGINPGKAKGGGIAVLVVEGLGLFYNLRAGHDDKLIMEHHELLTDKVLPAVQKALNSKKDYIPDNLRDDLSISLIANVVLYGGDKIQHPDLYSDEIIEAGLKIYNELTERGRKLKKIKKDIKENGIKKETQRKRIDNTKVDK, encoded by the coding sequence ATGCTTATGCCTAACAGGCACGGAAGTGTAGATTCTTACAGGTATGGCTTCCAAGGTCAAGAGAAAGATGACGAGATAAAAGGCGAAGGTAATAGCATAAACTATAAGTTCAGGATGCACGACCCTAGGGTTGGGAGGTTTTTATCTTTAGATCCTCTTGCTCCACAATATCCACATAATTCCCCATATGCTTTTAGCGAGAATAGAGTTATAGATGGTATTGAGTTGGAAGGTTTAGAATTTTTGGATGTCAATGAGTCTAGGGTTTCTACTAGTTATGGAGCTATTCATATCAAATTAGGAAATGTGAATGAATCAACTAGACACAGTCTTGGAGAAGCGGTTTATAGTAAATGGAATGGAGAATATCTTGGTGTAGTATATAAAACATTTTTATCTCTTTTTAGTATAGATTTTGAAGACCCTAAACTGGATAAGCGTTTTAGTTTATTTGAAAAGAATGCAACTAAGAAAACATTTGAAGGTTCAAACCCAGGCTCTAAGCCCATTGATCACAGACATCTAAAGAAAGATGGTACCCCGAAACAAAGTTCAAAAAGAATTATAGGTGGAGGAATAAATCCTGGTAAAGCAAAAGGTGGGGGGATTGCGGTCTTAGTAGTTGAAGGACTTGGCCTTTTTTATAACCTAAGAGCTGGACATGATGATAAGCTAATCATGGAGCATCATGAGTTGCTAACTGATAAGGTTTTACCTGCTGTTCAGAAGGCTCTAAATTCTAAAAAGGATTATATTCCTGATAATTTAAGAGATGATTTGAGTATAAGCTTGATTGCAAATGTTGTGCTCTATGGAGGGGATAAAATACAACATCCTGATTTGTATTCAGATGAAATTATAGAAGCTGGATTAAAAATATATAATGAATTAACCGAGAGAGGACGTAAATTAAAAAAAATCAAAAAAGATATTAAAGAAAATGGGATTAAAAAGGAAACTCAAAGAAAGCGCATTGATAATACGAAAGTAGATAAATAA
- a CDS encoding site-specific integrase: MRNFNALIEIEYESAYENAYDLSLKKKFSTPKIYTANNDLSKRWYVYFSYRHPETGKLKRQTPIYGEANKYKTKEERLAVLTILRQVLNKLLRQGYSPYEDNTALYNKQQAKQHPLQQEPKTPQPPQPQKHPQEETTAALQQTKAQHPIKQGNAPLTNGAAATKKHAAAEAPQGVSLEKAFDFDAKIKEQTLQASSLRSYGSHIRIFKKWLKTKKKNITHIKQVEKSVVSEFLLHIMTESSPRNRNNYRASLSSFFSTLEEHELVRENMVKKIKVLKTTATRNKTYTVKQQQDIFNHLEKHDPTLLLFIKFVSYNFLRPIEVCRLKVEDIDAKTRTLSFKAKNSPLKTKIIPEILWNDLPDLSKLKKTDYLFTPKGVGGEWPVALDNKRNYFSKRFKKVVKNKFNLGKDHTMYSFRHTYITKLYRALVEDSSPHAAKSKLMQITGHSSMTALEKYLRDIDAELPEDYSELIKN, encoded by the coding sequence ATGCGTAATTTTAACGCCCTAATAGAAATTGAATACGAAAGTGCATACGAAAATGCATACGATTTGTCATTGAAGAAGAAATTTTCCACACCAAAAATCTACACAGCAAACAACGATTTATCAAAGCGTTGGTATGTGTATTTTTCCTATCGTCATCCCGAGACAGGAAAGCTCAAAAGGCAAACACCTATTTATGGCGAAGCCAATAAATACAAAACTAAAGAAGAGCGATTAGCAGTCTTGACCATTTTGCGCCAAGTATTAAATAAATTGTTGCGTCAAGGATACAGTCCTTATGAGGATAATACAGCGCTTTATAATAAACAACAGGCGAAGCAACACCCGTTGCAACAAGAACCAAAAACGCCGCAACCACCGCAACCGCAAAAACACCCGCAAGAAGAAACTACCGCGGCATTACAACAAACTAAAGCGCAACACCCCATAAAACAAGGCAACGCACCCTTAACCAATGGCGCCGCCGCTACTAAAAAACATGCGGCGGCGGAAGCACCGCAAGGGGTAAGTTTAGAAAAGGCCTTTGATTTTGACGCCAAGATAAAAGAACAAACTTTACAAGCGAGTAGTTTACGGTCTTACGGAAGTCATATCCGCATTTTTAAAAAATGGTTAAAAACAAAGAAAAAGAATATTACCCATATTAAGCAAGTAGAGAAGTCTGTCGTATCAGAGTTTTTACTTCATATTATGACCGAAAGCTCACCGAGAAATAGAAATAACTATCGCGCTAGTTTAAGTAGTTTCTTTTCTACACTAGAAGAACATGAACTAGTGAGAGAGAACATGGTCAAAAAAATAAAAGTCCTTAAAACCACCGCCACAAGAAATAAAACCTATACCGTAAAACAACAACAAGATATTTTTAATCACTTAGAAAAACACGATCCCACCTTGTTGTTGTTTATTAAGTTTGTGTCCTATAATTTTTTGCGGCCTATAGAAGTTTGCCGCTTAAAAGTAGAAGATATTGACGCCAAAACCCGCACCTTAAGTTTTAAAGCCAAAAATAGCCCGCTAAAAACAAAAATTATTCCAGAGATTTTATGGAATGATTTACCCGACTTATCAAAACTTAAGAAAACGGATTATCTATTTACACCAAAAGGAGTAGGAGGGGAATGGCCTGTCGCATTAGACAACAAACGCAACTATTTTTCCAAACGCTTTAAAAAGGTAGTAAAAAATAAATTCAATTTAGGTAAAGATCACACCATGTATAGTTTTAGACATACCTACATAACCAAACTGTACCGCGCTTTAGTAGAAGACTCTTCGCCGCATGCCGCAAAAAGTAAACTAATGCAAATTACAGGACATAGTTCTATGACCGCTTTAGAGAAATACCTGCGGGATATAGATGCAGAATTACCAGAGGACTATTCAGAATTAATCAAAAATTAG
- a CDS encoding Fic/DOC family N-terminal domain-containing protein: MTDFNRNIPYNSLPLLPPKTSLETTKVLRKTIDASRALAQLNGMLTNLPNPTLFLDTIHLQEAKASSEIENIITTNDDLYKSIVADKKFDNPATKEVISYKEALWNGLQEIDKRPFITTNLCVEIVQSIKKNTAGIRTTPGTALKNAKGETIYTPPTGEAVIREKLANLEAFINTEDAIDPLIKMALMHYQFEAIHPFNDGNGRTGRILLLLYLKLEKLLDTPAIFLSEYIIKNKADYYAKLREVTENNDWESWILYMLEMVEYTANKGLERLKNVTALMKQMTTEIKETLPKVYTKELVEILFRLPYTKRQFLIDAKLGTPKTVGNYLMELEEAGFLISDKVGKEKLYLNQRLMAVLNET; encoded by the coding sequence ATGACAGATTTTAATAGAAATATACCCTATAATAGTTTACCGCTACTACCACCAAAAACGTCTCTAGAAACCACTAAAGTATTACGCAAAACTATTGATGCCAGTAGAGCATTAGCACAGCTCAATGGTATGTTGACTAATTTGCCCAACCCAACATTATTTTTAGATACGATTCATTTACAAGAAGCTAAAGCCAGTTCTGAAATAGAAAATATAATTACTACGAATGATGATTTATATAAGTCTATTGTTGCCGATAAAAAATTTGATAATCCAGCAACTAAAGAAGTTATAAGCTATAAAGAAGCTCTTTGGAATGGTTTACAAGAAATTGATAAGCGTCCATTTATAACCACAAATTTATGTGTTGAAATTGTACAAAGCATTAAAAAGAATACGGCAGGCATTAGAACAACTCCAGGGACGGCTTTAAAAAATGCCAAAGGAGAAACTATCTATACACCTCCAACAGGCGAAGCCGTTATAAGAGAAAAATTAGCTAATCTTGAAGCTTTTATAAATACTGAAGATGCTATTGATCCTTTGATTAAAATGGCATTAATGCACTATCAATTTGAAGCCATACACCCTTTTAATGATGGTAATGGCAGAACAGGTCGTATATTATTATTACTATATCTAAAACTTGAAAAACTGTTGGACACACCTGCCATTTTTTTAAGTGAATACATTATTAAAAATAAAGCAGATTATTATGCTAAATTACGAGAGGTAACCGAAAACAACGATTGGGAATCGTGGATACTTTATATGCTTGAAATGGTAGAATATACAGCTAATAAGGGATTAGAGCGTTTAAAGAATGTTACTGCATTAATGAAGCAAATGACTACAGAGATTAAAGAAACATTACCTAAAGTATATACTAAAGAGCTTGTAGAAATACTATTTAGATTACCATATACAAAACGACAATTTTTAATTGATGCCAAATTAGGTACACCAAAAACTGTAGGTAATTATCTAATGGAATTAGAAGAAGCTGGGTTTTTAATTTCTGATAAGGTTGGTAAAGAAAAACTATATCTTAATCAGAGATTAATGGCTGTTTTAAACGAAACATAA
- a CDS encoding type I restriction enzyme endonuclease domain-containing protein, which yields MGISFEEKAFYDILKELCVKYDFAYPEDKLIELSKAVKVLVDSQAQYPDWSKRDDIKAAFKVGLILLLDEHGYPLVERDEVYKDIFEQAENFKRNNR from the coding sequence TTGGGTATCAGTTTTGAGGAAAAAGCATTTTATGACATTCTTAAAGAGCTTTGTGTCAAGTATGATTTTGCATACCCAGAAGATAAACTAATAGAGCTTTCAAAGGCTGTTAAGGTCTTGGTTGATTCGCAAGCCCAATATCCTGATTGGAGCAAACGTGACGATATTAAGGCAGCTTTTAAAGTGGGACTAATTTTATTGCTTGATGAACATGGTTATCCTCTTGTTGAGCGTGATGAAGTCTACAAGGATATATTTGAACAGGCGGAGAATTTTAAGAGGAATAATAGATAG
- a CDS encoding serine hydrolase domain-containing protein, which produces MKRIVIFIILPLFIVLRTSAQFSKEIYSQIDQCVTEYYGDKKFNGSVLVAKKGEILYKNGFGYASVDKKTKNNESTGFLIGSATKSFTAIAVMQCLEQGLLNLHTPVRNYIPELTGEAGELTLHYLMKNSSGLPVHLNRITELEYRDISSKELIELYNTIELSSKPGAKYDYSNLNYQLCAMVVERVSGLSYIEYMNQFIFTPLEMNQSGIQRTNDLIAHRATGYEIEEGKLSPSPKNHLAYAMGGGDIYSTVLDLLKWDQGLYGNDLLNQESLDLLFDGSPGQYGGYGYGFKIKPYKRNSEAEGKLVRHGGSMYGFICNIHRYIDDQVTIIILGNVRPYPVMEITEKIEKILLDNSCFR; this is translated from the coding sequence ATGAAAAGAATAGTAATATTTATCATCCTTCCCCTGTTTATCGTTCTGAGAACATCTGCTCAATTCAGTAAGGAAATATACAGTCAGATAGATCAATGTGTTACGGAATATTATGGGGATAAAAAGTTTAACGGTTCGGTTTTGGTGGCAAAAAAGGGAGAAATTCTTTATAAGAATGGTTTTGGATATGCTTCTGTGGACAAGAAAACCAAAAACAACGAGTCTACGGGATTCTTAATAGGTTCGGCTACAAAATCATTTACGGCCATTGCCGTTATGCAATGTCTAGAACAAGGGTTACTAAATCTCCATACCCCTGTGCGAAACTATATACCAGAACTTACTGGAGAAGCAGGTGAGCTTACACTTCATTATTTGATGAAAAATTCTTCGGGTCTTCCAGTTCACCTAAACCGTATTACAGAATTGGAATACAGAGACATAAGTAGCAAAGAGCTAATTGAATTATACAATACCATAGAATTATCATCTAAACCCGGTGCTAAGTATGATTATTCAAACCTCAATTATCAGCTATGTGCCATGGTAGTTGAAAGAGTATCTGGACTATCTTACATAGAATATATGAATCAATTCATTTTTACACCTCTTGAAATGAATCAGTCCGGAATTCAAAGAACAAATGACCTTATAGCACACAGGGCAACAGGATATGAAATTGAAGAAGGTAAATTATCTCCTTCCCCAAAAAACCATTTGGCTTATGCCATGGGAGGTGGTGACATTTATTCGACTGTGCTAGACCTATTAAAATGGGATCAGGGTCTTTATGGCAATGACTTACTCAATCAAGAAAGCTTGGATTTACTCTTTGATGGCTCTCCAGGTCAGTATGGAGGTTATGGTTATGGGTTTAAAATCAAACCATATAAAAGAAATAGTGAAGCTGAAGGAAAATTAGTGAGACACGGTGGGTCCATGTATGGCTTTATTTGTAATATTCATCGTTATATAGATGATCAAGTGACAATTATTATTCTAGGCAATGTCCGGCCCTATCCAGTTATGGAGATCACTGAAAAAATTGAGAAAATATTGTTAGATAATTCTTGTTTTCGGTAG
- a CDS encoding AraC family transcriptional regulator gives MDYFTVLGFSFFGIGSFLSLFFILRKGLNDGGYLFLYFLLFLLSYELFYKTLIHSEVIYSFPALYISGRFFNLLVYPVFLFFVLSITRPNFRLSVKHWILISTIIAFILINYLPSLSLSIDQKLENLHLFYKDTRPGPFNYWKNWQTLLKGTIIPLVFVSLTAFEFYRFTKDNHSRPKKILLYILLTVISFFFLFTVFSNLIYKRLEMASGWSMIEWPVDIFFLSGVIALLSIIALLVNSGVAFLPPSKYASSSLNKNSYDEMLSEISRVIREKQLYKQFDFNLQLLSDELNSNSSYISQTINHGLGIRFNDYINQFRVEEAKLQLRSPENKHITIEAISELCGFKSKSTFFRAFKKETGLTPKQFVQDSKKGSN, from the coding sequence TTGGACTATTTTACTGTATTAGGGTTTAGCTTTTTTGGTATTGGAAGCTTTTTATCATTATTCTTTATTCTAAGAAAGGGTTTAAATGATGGTGGGTATTTATTTCTCTATTTTCTGCTGTTTTTACTTTCTTATGAGTTGTTTTATAAAACACTTATACATAGTGAGGTGATTTATAGTTTTCCTGCCTTATATATAAGTGGTAGATTCTTTAATCTTCTGGTTTATCCTGTCTTTTTGTTCTTTGTGCTTTCTATCACGAGACCCAATTTTCGACTGAGCGTCAAACATTGGATACTGATAAGTACAATAATCGCTTTCATCTTGATCAATTATTTACCTTCACTAAGCTTAAGTATAGATCAAAAGCTTGAGAATCTCCATCTATTTTACAAAGATACCAGACCTGGACCTTTTAACTATTGGAAGAATTGGCAAACCTTGTTGAAGGGAACAATTATTCCACTTGTATTTGTGAGTTTGACCGCCTTTGAGTTTTACCGTTTCACAAAAGATAACCATAGCAGACCTAAAAAGATACTCTTGTACATCCTGCTTACAGTGATTTCATTCTTTTTCTTATTTACTGTGTTTTCAAACCTTATTTACAAAAGGCTCGAAATGGCATCTGGCTGGTCTATGATTGAGTGGCCTGTTGATATCTTTTTTCTCTCAGGTGTAATCGCTTTACTTTCTATCATAGCGCTTCTTGTCAATAGTGGTGTTGCTTTCTTACCTCCATCAAAATATGCTTCTAGTTCTTTAAATAAGAACAGTTATGATGAAATGCTTTCAGAAATTTCTCGAGTTATAAGAGAGAAGCAATTATACAAGCAATTTGACTTTAATTTGCAACTCCTTTCCGATGAACTTAATTCCAACTCGAGTTATATCTCACAAACCATTAATCACGGATTAGGTATACGATTTAATGATTACATCAATCAATTCAGAGTAGAGGAAGCAAAGCTTCAACTCCGATCCCCTGAAAATAAGCATATAACCATTGAAGCTATTTCAGAACTGTGCGGATTTAAGTCAAAATCAACTTTCTTCCGAGCTTTCAAAAAAGAAACAGGCCTCACCCCCAAACAATTTGTACAAGACAGTAAAAAGGGTTCTAATTGA
- the cas2 gene encoding CRISPR-associated endonuclease Cas2, whose protein sequence is MWVLVFFDLPTETLTERKVATRFRKGLLDDGFSMFQFSIYTRFCPSRENASVHIKRTKSALPKKGKVCIMQITDKQFGMMELFHGQKEADLEPPSQQLELF, encoded by the coding sequence ATGTGGGTACTTGTGTTTTTTGATCTTCCAACGGAAACTTTAACTGAGCGTAAAGTAGCCACCCGTTTTCGAAAAGGGTTATTAGATGATGGCTTTAGTATGTTTCAGTTTAGTATTTATACACGATTTTGTCCTAGTAGAGAAAATGCTTCGGTGCATATAAAACGTACCAAAAGTGCGTTGCCCAAAAAAGGGAAAGTTTGCATCATGCAGATAACTGACAAACAGTTCGGGATGATGGAGCTATTCCATGGTCAAAAAGAAGCCGATTTGGAGCCACCTTCGCAGCAATTGGAATTATTTTAG
- the cas1 gene encoding type II CRISPR-associated endonuclease Cas1 has translation MIKRTLFFGNPAYLSTKNEQLVVNFPDDDEKEVTTPIEDLGYVVLEHPQITLTNGVLMKLVQNKTAVITCDKQHLPCSFLQPLVGHSEQTERMRYQLNASIPLKKQLWQQTVVAKIDNQANHFLLREKNALRLKRYAKGVKSGDLGNQEALAAAFYFQNLFAIDGFSRNQKGVAPNNLLNYGYAILRAVTARALVSSGLLPSVGIFHHNKYNAFCLADDVMEPYRPFVDMLVYDIVESGCNIEELNTNIKSELLMIPAMDVVIDGKRSPLMNAMSRTTSSLYECFEGSRRKILYPELNYY, from the coding sequence ATGATAAAACGCACCCTGTTTTTTGGTAATCCCGCTTATTTAAGCACTAAAAATGAACAATTGGTGGTTAACTTTCCAGACGATGATGAAAAAGAAGTCACCACGCCAATAGAAGATTTGGGTTATGTGGTGTTGGAACATCCACAGATTACGCTTACCAATGGGGTGTTGATGAAATTGGTACAGAACAAAACTGCCGTAATTACTTGCGATAAACAACATTTGCCTTGCAGTTTTTTACAACCTTTGGTTGGTCATAGTGAGCAAACGGAGCGGATGCGTTACCAGCTTAATGCGAGTATTCCACTTAAAAAGCAGCTTTGGCAGCAAACGGTAGTAGCAAAAATTGATAATCAGGCTAACCATTTTTTGCTTCGAGAAAAAAACGCTTTACGTTTAAAACGTTATGCAAAGGGCGTAAAAAGTGGCGATTTAGGAAATCAAGAGGCTTTGGCGGCAGCGTTTTATTTCCAAAATTTGTTTGCTATCGATGGGTTTAGTCGCAATCAAAAAGGCGTTGCACCTAATAATTTATTGAATTATGGGTATGCTATTTTGCGAGCGGTAACAGCACGTGCTTTGGTGAGTAGTGGGTTGTTGCCTTCGGTGGGCATTTTCCATCATAACAAATACAACGCCTTTTGTTTGGCTGATGATGTGATGGAGCCTTATAGACCTTTTGTGGATATGTTGGTGTATGATATTGTAGAAAGTGGGTGTAATATCGAAGAGCTAAATACCAACATCAAGTCTGAATTATTGATGATTCCTGCCATGGATGTGGTAATTGATGGCAAGCGAAGCCCATTAATGAATGCTATGAGCCGAACCACGTCTAGTTTGTATGAGTGTTTTGAAGGCAGTAGACGTAAAATCCTGTATCCAGAGCTTAATTATTATTAA